In Zingiber officinale cultivar Zhangliang chromosome 11B, Zo_v1.1, whole genome shotgun sequence, a single window of DNA contains:
- the LOC122034981 gene encoding uncharacterized protein LOC122034981, which yields MAGERGEVSGYLMDPCLYNSLPSLPPPESRDLGSPWSPSAHAPYSPSNVLSTPDVLPADPAHAADSVYPSSSELLLLYDEHDVTSSTSESPGVDGNEPLAREPLRLVRRDVDAQIAVPSPSQPSLRAGHDRVETAYAHVRLSELTARGNTLSAQHQLLQHPEYRFQRLLELLRIRRSITTEVQGLDAVPNPLTNPERLMHDIMQSHRAMEDAKKATESEKSGDVENKKDDSSAANFECNICYELAKAPVVTPCGHLYCWSCLYQWLHAHSVNSECPVCKGQVLEVNVTPIYGRGGDETKDLKQDNGDEESGLKIPPRPSANRIENLRPQLRQRLEEGIANSWRNSMNEDTHDEHRTGPRSSRRQERSSAARTAVRRRPVRRMQREEGRGSNSTGIGLRGDESLSYPIIPPLVFHGGVVPFQQAGLSSLSNSLEPLLQHRDSAGSVVAADQASASRGNPPDLAFSNVGGSRRTRARRMH from the coding sequence ATGGCCGGGGAGCGAGGTGAGGTAAGCGGCTACCTCATGGATCCGTGTCTTTATAACAGTCTTCCTTCCCTACCTCCACCGGAAAGTCGCGATCTTGGATCGCCGTGGTCGCCCTCCGCCCACGCGCCCTACTCTCCGTCCAACGTGCTGTCGACGCCGGATGTGCTGCCTGCCGATCCCGCCCACGCCGCTGACAGCGTTTACCCTTCCTCCTCCGAGCTCCTTCTGTTGTACGATGAGCACGATGTTACTTCTTCTACTTCAGAGTCGCCGGGAGTCGATGGGAATGAACCGTTAGCTCGAGAGCCGCTGCGCCTGGTGCGCCGCGATGTTGATGCCCAAATCGCCGTTCCATCGCCTTCTCAGCCTTCCCTGAGAGCTGGGCATGATCGAGTTGAGACGGCCTATGCCCATGTTCGCCTGAGCGAGCTCACTGCTCGTGGCAACACTCTCTCTGCTCAGCATCAGCTCCTCCAACACCCAGAGTACCGTTTCCAGAGGTTGCTAGAATTGCTGCGAATTCGTAGGTCGATCACCACCGAAGTGCAGGGGCTCGATGCTGTTCCCAATCCCTTGACAAACCCTGAAAGGTTGATGCATGACATTATGCAATCTCATAGGGCAATGGAGGATGCCAAGAAGGCCACCGAAAGCGAGAAGTCGGGAGATGTGGAGAACAAAAAAGATGATAGTTCCGCAGCTAATTTCGAGTGCAACATTTGTTATGAGCTCGCCAAGGCACCAGTGGTTACTCCTTGTGGTCATCTCTATTGTTGGTCTTGTTTGTATCAGTGGCTTCATGCTCATTCTGTCAATTCTGAATGCCCTGTCTGCAAAGGGCAGGTACTTGAAGTTAATGTAACTCCTATTTATGGTCGCGGAGGAGACGAAACGAAAGATCTTAAGCAAGACAACGGCGATGAGGAATCAGGTTTGAAGATTCCTCCCCGGCCCTCAGCTAACAGAATTGAAAATTTGAGGCCACAATTGCGGCAGAGACTGGAAGAAGGAATAGCAAACTCATGGAGGAATTCTATGAATGAAGACACACATGATGAGCACAGAACAGGACCTCGCTCATCTAGGAGACAGGAAAGGTCTAGTGCTGCACGAACTGCGGTGAGGAGAAGGCCGGTTCGAAGAATGCAACGGGAGGAGGGGAGGGGTTCAAACTCTACTGGAATCGGCTTGCGTGGGGATGAGTCATTGAGCTACCCAATTATTCCACCTCTGGTCTTCCATGGCGGAGTTGTTCCATTTCAACAAGCTGGACTATCATCGTTGTCTAATAGTCTTGAGCCTCTACTACAACATAGGGATAGTGCTGGGTCAGTAGTTGCTGCAGACCAAGCA